A genomic segment from Alteribacillus bidgolensis encodes:
- a CDS encoding TetR/AcrR family transcriptional regulator, protein MKKAKNKEIQTIRMMVYFIDATSEIIEQEGMDKITIRKVADLAGFNSATIYNYFEELSHLIFFASMRYVKKYINALPEYLASTEDPLEQYLKIWECFSRFSFSDPHIYYAVFSSNLGYPAEKLLKDYYGMFPTDLVEVPAELREMLLESNVTKRDFIALKPCIEKGYIKSEDASQISEIHFLIWQGMHTMFLNKRCEYTVEEATEITVNHIRATMQKP, encoded by the coding sequence GTGAAAAAGGCCAAAAACAAAGAAATCCAGACCATCCGAATGATGGTATATTTCATAGATGCCACTTCCGAAATTATTGAACAAGAAGGAATGGATAAAATCACCATTCGAAAAGTTGCTGACTTAGCCGGCTTTAATAGTGCAACCATTTATAATTACTTTGAAGAACTCTCCCATTTAATATTTTTTGCATCGATGCGTTACGTGAAAAAATATATTAATGCTTTACCTGAATATCTTGCTTCCACTGAAGATCCTTTGGAACAGTATCTAAAAATTTGGGAGTGTTTTTCTAGGTTCTCTTTTAGTGATCCCCACATTTATTATGCAGTGTTTTCTTCAAACTTAGGTTACCCCGCTGAAAAACTTTTAAAGGATTACTATGGAATGTTTCCAACAGACCTTGTCGAAGTTCCAGCGGAGTTAAGAGAAATGCTCTTAGAATCTAATGTTACAAAAAGAGACTTTATTGCACTTAAGCCATGTATCGAAAAAGGCTACATTAAATCTGAAGATGCCAGTCAAATTAGTGAGATTCATTTTCTTATATGGCAAGGTATGCATACTATGTTTCTAAATAAAAGATGTGAATATACAGTGGAAGAAGCAACAGAAATAACTGTAAATCACATACGTGCTACAATGCAGAAGCCATAA
- a CDS encoding glycine betaine uptake BCCT transporter — MRFIQNNIVLSVSLFLVVLFVIFGAFFNELLEMWVNYFLANTVEYFGWFYLTATLVFLIMAFLLIFSKYGKIRLGKDTDRPVYSKLSWISMLFSAGMGIGLVFWGVAEPLFHYMTPPFGEAATANAANTAMTYTYFHWGLHPWAVYTLIGLSLAFFQYRKDLPGLISSTFYPIIGNRIYGPIGKGVDVLAIFATVFGIATSLGLGTMQIAGGLSHLFDVPNVVSTQIFIILIVTVLFAGSALIGINRGMKILSNFNILLAFGIMMLLLFLGPTSEIFKVFTTTTGSYLDDVLYMSLRIRPFGDNSWIAGWTLFYWAWWIAWAPFVGSFIAKVSKGRTIKEFILGVLFIPTIGTFAWFSVFGGSSLHLVHNMGNTALSDAAQTDVTEALFVFFQYFPFSTTLSFIAVILVVSFFVTSADSSTFILSVFSSKGNLNPSWKIKLTWGCLLSLVSIVLLLSGSLETLQSASIAAAFPFAIIMSVMCYSLLKGLILEHKKIQNYPKRNVSNIKEKDHKEIM; from the coding sequence ATGAGGTTCATTCAAAACAATATTGTACTAAGTGTTTCTCTGTTTCTTGTTGTCCTGTTTGTAATATTTGGAGCTTTTTTTAATGAATTGTTAGAAATGTGGGTTAACTACTTTCTAGCCAATACTGTGGAATATTTTGGGTGGTTTTATTTAACAGCTACTCTTGTTTTTTTGATTATGGCTTTTTTGCTCATTTTCTCAAAGTATGGAAAAATTCGATTAGGGAAAGACACTGACAGACCTGTTTATAGTAAATTATCTTGGATATCGATGTTATTTAGTGCAGGGATGGGGATTGGACTGGTTTTCTGGGGAGTAGCTGAGCCATTATTTCATTATATGACCCCGCCATTTGGAGAAGCGGCTACTGCTAATGCTGCAAATACCGCAATGACCTATACTTATTTTCATTGGGGGTTGCACCCCTGGGCTGTATACACCCTTATTGGATTAAGTTTAGCCTTTTTCCAATATAGAAAGGATCTTCCAGGGCTAATCAGTTCTACTTTTTATCCAATTATCGGGAATCGAATTTATGGACCTATTGGGAAAGGAGTTGACGTTTTAGCAATCTTTGCCACAGTTTTTGGCATTGCCACCTCCTTAGGGCTTGGAACTATGCAAATAGCTGGAGGGTTAAGCCATTTATTTGATGTTCCAAATGTAGTTAGTACGCAAATTTTTATCATTTTAATTGTTACAGTACTTTTTGCAGGATCTGCGCTCATTGGTATTAACAGGGGCATGAAAATTCTTTCAAATTTTAATATTTTACTAGCATTTGGGATTATGATGCTCTTATTGTTTTTAGGACCCACTTCCGAAATCTTCAAAGTATTTACTACTACAACTGGAAGTTATTTAGATGATGTACTTTACATGAGCTTAAGAATCCGCCCTTTTGGTGATAATTCCTGGATTGCAGGGTGGACCTTATTTTACTGGGCATGGTGGATAGCATGGGCTCCATTTGTTGGTAGTTTTATTGCAAAAGTCTCGAAAGGCAGAACTATCAAAGAGTTTATTCTAGGAGTCTTATTTATCCCTACTATAGGCACCTTTGCATGGTTTTCCGTTTTTGGAGGTTCAAGCTTGCACCTTGTACACAATATGGGCAACACAGCCTTATCAGATGCAGCCCAAACTGACGTTACTGAAGCCTTGTTTGTATTTTTTCAATATTTCCCTTTTAGCACCACTTTAAGTTTTATTGCTGTCATACTAGTAGTTAGCTTTTTTGTAACATCAGCCGATTCTTCAACTTTTATTTTATCGGTATTCAGCTCTAAAGGTAACCTTAATCCTTCATGGAAGATCAAGCTCACTTGGGGGTGTTTACTATCACTTGTATCAATTGTTTTACTTTTAAGTGGTAGCCTGGAGACCTTACAATCTGCTTCTATTGCAGCTGCGTTTCCCTTTGCTATTATTATGTCAGTAATGTGCTATTCCCTTTTAAAAGGATTAATTTTGGAGCATAAAAAAATACAAAACTATCCAAAACGAAATGTGTCCAATATCAAGGAGAAGGATCATAAAGAAATTATGTAA
- a CDS encoding glycine/sarcosine/betaine reductase component B subunit has product MKLEVGNFQVKSVIFGSQTSFNNGVLTINKEEALEVVYEDERIISADIVIARPGDSTRITPVKEAVEPRYKVSGGVLFPGVTNKLMQVGSGRTHALKGTSVLAVGKHWGGFQDGLIDMSGPGSKQTMFSELLNICLVADTNEDFEKNEQQKKNEALRWGAMRLAEYLGSCVKDLEPEDMDVYHHHPLDEQTEEIQNLPGVVYVLQLQSQMLDTGYNAMVYGWDVSRMLPTFMSPNELLDGAVVSGSFMPASSKISTYQHVNNLVLKQLMNEHGETINFLGVIVSNLNTQLDEKERAALQVQNLATLLGAQGAIISEEGYGNPDIDFILTYNNLENAGIKVVGITNECTGNDGKSQPLVDLSEKANAIVSTGNVSEHLKLGPMEKVIGELEAVARDGNSGGWAESIKEDGSIEIENNGMFCADSATGNHFKTVVEY; this is encoded by the coding sequence ATGAAATTAGAAGTAGGAAATTTTCAAGTGAAAAGCGTTATTTTTGGCAGTCAAACTTCTTTTAATAATGGTGTATTAACCATTAATAAAGAAGAAGCTTTAGAGGTTGTTTATGAAGATGAAAGAATCATTTCAGCTGATATTGTCATTGCAAGACCTGGTGATTCAACTAGAATCACTCCCGTTAAAGAAGCAGTAGAACCTAGGTATAAAGTTTCTGGTGGAGTGTTGTTTCCAGGAGTAACGAACAAACTTATGCAAGTTGGAAGTGGGAGAACTCATGCCTTAAAAGGAACCAGTGTACTAGCAGTGGGAAAACATTGGGGGGGATTTCAAGACGGTCTCATTGATATGAGCGGTCCAGGATCTAAACAGACTATGTTTTCTGAATTATTAAATATTTGCTTGGTAGCTGATACAAATGAAGATTTCGAAAAAAATGAACAGCAGAAAAAAAATGAAGCATTACGTTGGGGAGCTATGAGGTTAGCTGAGTATTTGGGGAGTTGCGTGAAAGACTTAGAACCTGAAGATATGGATGTATATCACCACCATCCTCTTGATGAACAAACGGAGGAGATACAAAACCTTCCGGGAGTTGTATATGTTCTTCAACTACAATCCCAAATGCTTGACACGGGTTACAATGCCATGGTGTATGGCTGGGATGTTAGTCGTATGTTACCAACATTCATGTCACCTAATGAATTGCTGGATGGAGCTGTAGTTTCAGGAAGTTTTATGCCTGCTTCATCAAAAATATCTACGTATCAACATGTCAATAATCTTGTTTTGAAACAATTAATGAATGAACACGGAGAAACAATCAATTTTTTAGGTGTCATTGTCTCGAACTTGAATACTCAATTAGATGAGAAGGAGCGTGCTGCTCTGCAAGTTCAAAACCTAGCTACTTTACTAGGCGCACAAGGAGCGATCATCTCTGAAGAAGGATATGGTAACCCAGATATTGATTTCATTTTAACTTACAATAATTTAGAAAATGCTGGCATTAAAGTCGTAGGGATTACAAATGAATGTACGGGTAACGATGGAAAATCCCAACCGCTCGTTGATTTATCTGAAAAAGCAAATGCTATTGTATCAACGGGTAACGTTTCAGAACACCTTAAATTAGGGCCGATGGAAAAGGTTATTGGAGAGCTTGAAGCCGTGGCTAGAGATGGTAATTCGGGTGGATGGGCTGAATCGATAAAAGAAGATGGCTCCATTGAGATAGAAAACAACGGTATGTTCTGTGCGGACTCGGCTACAGGGAACCATTTTAAAACAGTTGTTGAGTATTAA
- a CDS encoding glycine/betaine/sarcosine/D-proline family reductase selenoprotein B: MKKAIHYINQFFGQIGGEDQADFEPTIQEGTVGPALLLNNLLGSEAEVTHTVICGDNFMGSRTEEAIERILDFLEDKQFDIFFAGPAFMAGRYGVACGEICKAVRDRFDVPVISSMYVENPGVDMFHKDVYIFPGGNSAVSMRQDVPKMAQFAKKLLLGEGLQSAEEEGYVPCGIRLESFKEPPIPAADRAVDMLLKKLNGEEFETEMPMPVIQKVPIAPPVEDVTEATIALITSGGIVPLGNPDKIQSASATKWGKYDIDFVETLESGQWETVHGGFDPTAANTDPNIIVPVDVLRSLEQEQKIGKLHRYLYSTVGTGTTQAEATRMGKEIAQDLHEAEISAVILTSTUGTCTRCGATITKEIERTGIPVVQMANLVSIAKTVGSNRIVPTISIPHPLGDPTTSVEEQWKLRKHRVEVAVDALANDIQEATIVEVKV, encoded by the coding sequence TTGAAAAAAGCGATCCATTATATTAACCAATTTTTTGGGCAAATAGGTGGGGAAGACCAAGCAGACTTTGAACCAACGATTCAAGAAGGAACAGTTGGCCCTGCTTTATTGCTGAATAATTTATTAGGGTCCGAAGCTGAAGTCACACATACGGTGATTTGCGGTGACAATTTTATGGGCTCAAGGACAGAAGAAGCTATTGAAAGAATTTTAGATTTTTTAGAAGATAAACAGTTTGATATCTTCTTTGCCGGTCCAGCTTTCATGGCAGGACGTTATGGAGTGGCATGTGGTGAAATATGTAAAGCGGTAAGAGATAGATTTGATGTTCCTGTCATTAGCAGTATGTATGTTGAGAACCCAGGGGTGGATATGTTTCATAAAGATGTCTATATTTTCCCTGGTGGAAACAGTGCAGTATCGATGAGACAAGATGTTCCTAAAATGGCTCAATTTGCAAAGAAGCTTTTACTGGGAGAGGGCTTACAATCAGCAGAAGAGGAAGGGTATGTTCCATGTGGTATTCGTTTGGAATCATTTAAAGAACCGCCTATCCCCGCGGCTGATCGAGCTGTTGACATGCTGCTTAAAAAGCTCAATGGGGAGGAGTTTGAAACAGAAATGCCTATGCCTGTCATACAAAAGGTTCCAATTGCTCCCCCTGTTGAAGATGTAACGGAAGCGACGATTGCACTTATTACCTCTGGTGGAATCGTACCGTTAGGGAATCCGGACAAAATACAATCGGCCTCAGCAACAAAATGGGGAAAATACGACATTGACTTTGTTGAGACGTTAGAATCAGGCCAATGGGAAACCGTTCACGGAGGGTTTGACCCTACGGCAGCAAATACAGACCCAAATATTATCGTACCAGTTGATGTCTTACGGTCATTAGAGCAGGAACAAAAAATTGGCAAACTTCATCGTTACTTGTATTCAACTGTCGGTACAGGGACAACGCAGGCAGAAGCGACTCGAATGGGAAAAGAGATTGCTCAAGACCTTCATGAAGCGGAAATTTCTGCAGTGATTTTAACATCCACCTGAGGAACGTGTACTCGTTGCGGGGCAACGATAACGAAGGAAATTGAAAGAACAGGTATTCCAGTCGTTCAAATGGCTAATTTAGTCTCTATTGCTAAAACGGTAGGATCCAACCGTATAGTACCAACTATTTCAATTCCTCATCCGCTAGGGGATCCTACCACATCTGTTGAGGAACAGTGGAAACTGAGAAAACATCGAGTTGAGGTTGCAGTGGACGCGTTAGCAAATGATATTCAAGAAGCAACCATCGTGGAAGTAAAGGTTTAA
- the grdA gene encoding glycine/sarcosine/betaine reductase complex selenoprotein A, translating to MIKDKKVFVLGERDGVPAPAIEECMKAAGAEIIYKDTQCFVUTAAGAMDQVVQEEVKKATEKYGSENVYVILGSPDEDSAEIFAETVTAGDPTYAGPLAGVALGLPVYHILEDEIKELIPEDVYQDQIGLMELSLNKDEIIDAMKNARQISVE from the coding sequence ATGATAAAAGATAAAAAAGTGTTTGTTCTTGGAGAAAGAGATGGAGTGCCTGCTCCGGCGATTGAAGAGTGTATGAAAGCAGCAGGGGCTGAAATTATTTATAAAGATACTCAGTGCTTTGTTTGAACAGCTGCCGGTGCAATGGACCAGGTGGTCCAAGAAGAGGTAAAGAAAGCAACAGAAAAGTATGGTAGTGAAAATGTTTATGTCATTTTAGGGTCCCCAGATGAGGACAGTGCCGAAATTTTTGCTGAGACGGTTACGGCCGGAGATCCAACATATGCGGGACCGCTAGCTGGTGTAGCCTTAGGTCTTCCAGTCTATCATATTCTCGAAGATGAGATTAAGGAATTAATTCCGGAAGATGTTTACCAGGATCAAATAGGATTAATGGAATTGTCCTTAAATAAAGATGAAATCATTGATGCAATGAAAAATGCAAGACAAATTTCTGTAGAATAA
- the trxB gene encoding thioredoxin-disulfide reductase, with protein MSSNKVYDVIIAGAGPAGMTAAVYTSRAKMETLMVEKGLPGGQMTKTEDIENYPGFEAILGPDLSNKMYEHSTKFGAEYMQGNIQEIRDDYPFKTVIVDDMEYKTKSVIIGTGAKHRSLGVPGEEELSGFGVSYCAVCDGAFFTDQELVVVGGGDSAVEEAIFLTRFATKVTIIHRRDELRAQKIIQKRAFENEKINFIWNHTVEEILGDGMVSGVRIKDKLTGDISDFPCAGVFIYIGMDPLSECVKNVGITNENGYIEVDEDMKTRVKGIFSAGDVNEKMLRQIITATGDGSNAALSAQQYVESLEEELKEMNMEV; from the coding sequence ATGAGTAGTAATAAGGTTTATGACGTGATTATTGCTGGAGCAGGTCCGGCTGGTATGACAGCAGCTGTCTATACATCGAGGGCAAAAATGGAAACATTAATGGTAGAAAAAGGCCTTCCTGGAGGGCAGATGACAAAAACAGAAGATATAGAGAACTATCCTGGATTTGAAGCAATTTTAGGCCCCGACTTATCGAATAAAATGTATGAACATTCTACCAAATTCGGGGCCGAATATATGCAAGGAAATATACAAGAAATAAGAGATGACTATCCCTTTAAAACAGTGATTGTAGATGATATGGAATATAAAACAAAATCAGTAATTATTGGTACAGGAGCTAAACACCGTTCTCTGGGTGTTCCAGGCGAAGAGGAGCTTTCAGGTTTTGGAGTTTCGTATTGTGCCGTATGTGATGGGGCATTTTTTACTGATCAAGAATTAGTTGTTGTGGGCGGGGGAGACTCGGCTGTTGAGGAAGCAATATTTTTAACTAGATTTGCGACAAAGGTTACCATTATTCACCGTCGAGATGAACTTCGGGCGCAAAAAATTATCCAAAAGCGAGCTTTTGAGAATGAAAAAATAAATTTTATTTGGAATCATACTGTAGAGGAAATATTAGGTGACGGAATGGTCTCAGGAGTTCGTATAAAAGATAAATTAACTGGTGATATTAGTGATTTTCCTTGTGCAGGAGTGTTTATTTACATTGGAATGGATCCTCTCAGCGAGTGTGTAAAAAATGTAGGAATAACCAATGAAAATGGATACATTGAAGTTGATGAAGACATGAAAACCAGGGTAAAAGGAATTTTCTCCGCAGGTGACGTGAATGAAAAAATGCTTCGTCAAATTATCACAGCAACTGGAGATGGCAGTAATGCAGCACTATCAGCCCAGCAATACGTAGAAAGTTTAGAAGAAGAATTAAAAGAAATGAATATGGAGGTGTAA
- the grdC gene encoding glycine/sarcosine/betaine reductase complex component C subunit beta — MTAPVIKGSSFVITHTPSLVRHGSKPVREIEKNPEVLDQILGGLRSFQEAVAYPPNQVFIGNLRPELLKDYERPWTNTQLQGAERFSPWGEILPEDEFYGWLKIADSYNLISLEENFLQENVKGALENHPLISKEDIESLGTGVSLHEIEEKLANDNALPLHIKKDQLIGVMEAGHDEDKFLSAHILLENLSNKASGIVAMRHALTNFDISPEQIDYVIGCDEEAVGDRYQRGGGNMAKSIAEHAGCTNASGSDIKSFCCAPAHAISIAASLVQAGTHKEVLVVGGGCLAKLGMKFAGNLSKQMPITEDQMGAIAILIGQDDGENPQIRMDAFGKHDISAGSSAQAIYQTLVVNPLEKIGKKITDIDKYAVELHNPDVTEPNGNGNVPRGNYRTIAGMAVLRKEMDKTEMNSFEEERGMIGFSPTQGHIASAIPFIGHARDMMNKGEINNAMFVGKGSLFLGKMTTLSDGMSFIIEKNKGAE, encoded by the coding sequence ATGACAGCGCCCGTTATTAAAGGATCTTCCTTTGTTATTACTCATACGCCAAGCCTGGTTCGTCATGGATCAAAACCAGTAAGAGAAATTGAGAAAAACCCTGAAGTCTTGGATCAAATATTAGGTGGGTTACGTAGTTTTCAAGAGGCGGTAGCTTACCCGCCAAACCAAGTATTTATCGGGAATCTGAGACCTGAATTACTAAAAGACTATGAAAGGCCATGGACGAATACTCAGCTTCAAGGTGCTGAACGATTCAGTCCCTGGGGAGAAATACTCCCGGAGGATGAATTTTATGGATGGCTGAAAATAGCTGATTCCTATAATTTGATCTCCCTAGAAGAAAATTTTTTACAAGAAAATGTGAAGGGTGCACTAGAAAACCATCCCTTGATATCTAAGGAAGACATCGAGTCATTAGGTACAGGCGTTTCACTGCACGAAATTGAAGAGAAGCTTGCAAACGATAACGCTTTACCATTGCATATCAAGAAAGATCAGCTTATCGGTGTAATGGAAGCGGGACATGATGAAGACAAGTTTCTTTCCGCTCATATTTTATTAGAGAATCTAAGTAATAAAGCATCGGGTATTGTAGCGATGCGCCATGCTCTAACGAATTTTGATATTTCACCTGAACAAATTGATTATGTAATTGGTTGTGATGAGGAAGCTGTGGGAGATCGTTATCAGCGAGGCGGCGGAAATATGGCCAAGTCAATTGCCGAGCATGCAGGATGTACCAATGCCTCTGGCTCAGATATCAAATCATTTTGTTGCGCTCCAGCCCATGCGATTAGTATTGCAGCAAGCCTTGTGCAAGCTGGTACTCATAAGGAAGTATTAGTAGTAGGTGGTGGTTGCTTAGCTAAACTTGGGATGAAATTTGCTGGAAATCTTTCAAAACAAATGCCGATCACGGAAGATCAAATGGGAGCTATAGCAATATTAATTGGACAAGATGATGGAGAAAACCCCCAAATTCGAATGGATGCTTTTGGAAAGCACGATATCTCTGCTGGATCTTCAGCCCAAGCTATTTATCAAACATTGGTGGTTAATCCTCTTGAAAAAATAGGTAAGAAAATTACTGATATTGATAAATATGCTGTTGAGCTTCATAACCCTGATGTGACGGAACCTAATGGAAATGGAAATGTTCCAAGGGGAAATTATCGTACAATTGCTGGTATGGCCGTACTACGAAAAGAAATGGATAAAACGGAAATGAATTCTTTTGAAGAGGAACGTGGAATGATAGGATTTTCCCCAACTCAAGGACACATTGCTTCAGCTATACCGTTTATTGGTCATGCAAGAGATATGATGAATAAAGGAGAAATAAATAATGCCATGTTTGTGGGAAAAGGGAGCCTTTTCTTAGGGAAAATGACAACGCTTTCTGATGGAATGTCTTTTATAATAGAAAAAAACAAAGGAGCTGAATAA
- a CDS encoding thioredoxin family protein: MQDVNKRNFEEEVLQAENPVIVDFWGPSCQPCLKLMPDVEDLAEEYGDQVKMVKLNSAENRKVCINHRVMGLPTFLLFKDGKEVNRISGGELTKEDIKNLIDESLEVSQ, from the coding sequence ATGCAGGATGTAAATAAAAGAAATTTTGAAGAAGAGGTTCTTCAAGCTGAAAATCCAGTAATAGTAGACTTCTGGGGCCCCAGTTGTCAACCGTGTCTTAAGTTAATGCCGGATGTTGAAGATTTGGCTGAGGAGTATGGAGACCAAGTGAAGATGGTTAAGCTCAATAGCGCAGAAAACAGAAAAGTTTGTATTAATCACCGTGTAATGGGATTACCTACTTTTCTATTATTTAAAGATGGGAAAGAGGTTAATCGAATCTCTGGTGGTGAGCTGACTAAGGAAGATATAAAAAATTTAATCGATGAAAGCCTTGAAGTATCTCAATAA
- the grdA gene encoding glycine/sarcosine/betaine reductase complex selenoprotein A gives MDLANKKVFVLGERDGVPAPAIEECMNAAGAEIIYKDTQCFVUTAAGAMDQVVQEEVKKATEKYGSENVYVILGSPDEDSAEIFAETVTAGDPTYAGPLAGVALGLPVYHILEDEIKELIPEDVYQDQIGLMELSLNKDEIIDAMKSARASQIV, from the coding sequence ATGGATTTAGCTAATAAAAAAGTATTTGTCCTTGGAGAAAGGGATGGAGTGCCTGCTCCAGCGATTGAAGAGTGTATGAACGCAGCAGGGGCTGAAATTATTTATAAAGATACGCAGTGCTTTGTTTGAACAGCTGCCGGTGCAATGGACCAGGTGGTCCAAGAAGAGGTAAAGAAAGCAACAGAAAAGTATGGTAGTGAAAATGTTTATGTCATTTTAGGATCCCCAGATGAGGATAGTGCCGAAATTTTTGCTGAGACGGTTACGGCCGGAGATCCAACATATGCGGGACCGCTAGCTGGTGTAGCCTTAGGTCTTCCAGTCTATCATATTCTCGAAGATGAGATTAAGGAATTAATTCCGGAAGATGTTTACCAGGATCAAATAGGATTAATGGAATTGTCCTTAAATAAAGATGAAATCATTGATGCAATGAAGAGTGCTCGAGCAAGTCAAATTGTGTAA
- a CDS encoding NAD(P)-dependent malic enzyme: protein MNNFIDEALQAHRENHGKLEITPKIKVRNPKDLSLAYSPGVAEPCKEIQKDKSAVFEYTMKGNMVAVISDGTAVLGLGNIGAEASIPVMEGKAVLFKSFAGVDAFPLSLNTTSINKIVETVKLLEPNFGGINLEDISAPNCFIIEERLKQETNIPIFHDDQHGTAIVTVAGLLNALKLVNKPITDIKVVVNGAGAAGIANIKLLNKIGIENLFLCDSKGIIYEGRPFGMSESKEKASKITNPEKVQGTLKDVLKEADVFIGVSAAGTLSKEMVRSMNENAIIFAMANPDPEIMPDEAKEAGARIVGTGRSDFPNQVNNVLAFPGIFRGALDVHATEINEEMKLAAAYTIASLIPEEELSEEYVIPGPFDPRVAPNVAAAVAQEAIATGVARREVEPYKVKEKTERLSLIRKEELIF from the coding sequence TTGAATAATTTTATAGATGAAGCATTACAAGCTCATCGTGAAAACCATGGCAAACTTGAAATCACACCGAAAATAAAAGTTAGAAATCCTAAAGATTTAAGCTTGGCTTATTCTCCGGGAGTGGCAGAACCATGTAAGGAAATACAAAAAGATAAGAGTGCTGTTTTTGAATATACCATGAAAGGAAATATGGTTGCTGTGATATCCGACGGGACAGCAGTCCTTGGTTTAGGCAATATTGGAGCTGAAGCATCGATACCTGTTATGGAGGGGAAAGCAGTCTTATTTAAAAGTTTTGCTGGAGTGGACGCGTTTCCACTTTCTTTAAATACAACGAGCATAAACAAAATAGTGGAAACTGTGAAATTGCTTGAACCAAACTTTGGGGGGATTAATCTCGAAGATATTTCAGCTCCTAACTGTTTTATTATAGAAGAGCGGCTTAAACAGGAGACAAATATCCCCATTTTCCATGACGATCAGCATGGAACCGCAATTGTTACGGTAGCTGGTTTATTAAATGCATTAAAATTAGTCAATAAACCGATAACCGATATAAAGGTAGTGGTAAATGGTGCAGGAGCAGCTGGGATTGCTAATATAAAGTTGCTAAATAAAATAGGAATAGAGAATCTCTTTTTATGTGATTCTAAAGGAATTATTTATGAGGGTAGACCTTTTGGAATGAGTGAGTCCAAAGAGAAGGCGTCGAAAATTACTAACCCTGAAAAGGTTCAAGGAACATTGAAAGATGTTTTAAAAGAAGCTGATGTCTTTATAGGAGTTTCAGCAGCAGGGACATTAAGTAAGGAGATGGTGAGAAGCATGAATGAGAATGCAATCATTTTTGCTATGGCAAACCCAGATCCTGAAATAATGCCTGATGAGGCTAAAGAAGCTGGTGCACGAATAGTAGGCACAGGACGATCGGACTTTCCCAATCAAGTGAATAATGTATTGGCGTTCCCGGGTATATTCCGTGGAGCTCTTGATGTTCATGCTACCGAGATCAATGAAGAAATGAAACTTGCAGCAGCTTATACTATTGCTTCGCTTATACCAGAAGAGGAATTATCAGAGGAATATGTAATTCCAGGTCCTTTTGACCCCCGAGTTGCACCGAATGTAGCAGCTGCAGTTGCCCAGGAGGCTATAGCAACAGGAGTTGCAAGAAGAGAAGTGGAGCCTTACAAGGTCAAAGAAAAAACAGAGAGACTATCTTTGATTAGAAAAGAGGAACTAATATTTTAA